The genomic window CGCCGGTGGCGGCATTGCGTCCACCGTGCAAGCTACACGCACCGCCACCGCGGCGGAGTTGCAGGCCCGCAGTACCCGGCGCATAAAAGGCCTCATGGCAGAGGGCGTGACGACGGTGGAAATCAAGTCCGGCTACGGCTTGGCGCTGGAGCATGAACGCAAGTGCCTGGCCGTGGCGCGTGCGCTGGCGCAGCACCACGCCGTGGATGTGCGCACCACCTTTTTGGGTGCACACGCCGTGCCGCACGAATTCGCCGGCCGTACGGACGACTATGTGGATACCGTGCTGCAGATGCTGCCGGTCTTGCATGCCGAGGGCCTGGTCGATGCGGTGGACGGTTTTTGTGAACGTATTGCCTTCAGCACTGCGCAGATGGAGCGTGTGTTTGCTTCTGCCCAAGCCTTGGGCTTGCCCGTCAAGTTACATGCCGAGCAGCTCAGCGACAGCGGCGGCACCCAACTGGCTGCCCGTTATGGCGCCTTGAGTTGTGACCACCTGGAATGGTTGTCTGCCGAAGGCGCCCAGGCCATGGCGGCAGCGGGAACGGTGGCCGTGTTGCTGCCCGGCGCCTTCTACTTTTTGCGGGAGACCAAGCTGCCGCCCATTGGCTTGCTGCGCCAGCATGGCGTACTCATGGCCGTGTCTACGGACAGCAACCCCGGCACCTCGCCCTGCACCTCCTTGCTGCTGATGCTGAACATGGCCTGCACCTTATTCCGCCTGACACCCGAAGAGGCGTTGGCCGGCGTAACACGCAACGCTGCCGCCGCGCTGGGACTAAAAGACCGCGGCGTGCTGGCCGCGGGCAAACGCGCCGACTTTGTGTTGTGGGATGTGCAACGCCCGGCCGAGCTGAGTTATGCACTGGGCGGCAACCCCCGCATACAAACCATTTTCAAGGGACAAGAAGTGTCATGAGCGCGCCACCACCCGTCTTTACGCTGCAGCAGGGCACCGTGCCGCTGCTGGTCAGCATGCCGCACATTGGCACTCACATTCCTGCCGAGCTGCAACCCCACTACGCGCCCCGCGCGCTGCAGGTGGAAGACACCGACTGGCATTTGCACACGCTGTACAACTTTCTGGGTGAGTTGGGTGCCAGTGTGTTGACACCCAGCACCTCGCGTTATGTGATCGACCTGAACCGCCCGCCGGACGATACGCCCATGTACCCCGGCGCCGCGAATACCGAGCTGTGCCCCACACACTTCTTCACCGGTGAGCCGCTGTACCAGCCTGGCCAGGCACCTGCTCCCGCAGAACGCCTGCGCCGCCGCGAGACCTATTGGCAGCCTTACCACAGCGCATTGGCCGGCGAACTGGCGCGTTTGAAAGCGCAGCACGGCTATGCGCTACTGTGGGATGCACACAGCATCCGCTCACAACTACCCTGGCTGTTTGACGGCCGCCTGCCAGACCTGAGCATTGGCACGGCCAGCGGCGCCAGTGCCGATGCCCGTATTGCTGACGCGGCCCTGCAGGCCTGCGCCAGCTTCCCACACATCAGTACCGTGCTCAATGGCCGCTTCAAGGGTGGCTACATCACCCGCCACTATGGCCAGCCCGCCAACAGCATCCACGCCATCCAGCTGGAGATGTGCCAGCACCTCTATATGCAAGAAGAGGCACCCTACACCTACGACGCCAACGTGGCTGCACATATACAACCTGTATTGAAGAAAATGGTCGCCAGCTCCCTTGCTGCTTGCCGGGGTTGCTATGAAAAGTGAAGCACAGCAGTTTTTCGCACCCCAGGCCTGGATGCAGGGTGCATGGGCCTATGACGTTTTGTTGGGGGTGGGGGCAGACGGCTGCTGGAGCGAGGTGCAGACCCATGCAACCGTGCAACAACAAGCGGGCGCCACTCGCTTGGGCGGTCCGGTGTTGCCGGGCGTGGTCAATGCCCACAGCCATGCCTTCCAGCGCGCCATCACCGGCCTGACCGAGCGGCGCAGCAGCGGTGCTGGTGCAAGCGATGACTTCTGGAGCTGGCGCGACCGCATGTATTCGGCCGCCAACCGCATCACGCCCGACCAGCTGGAAGCCATTGCCAGCCAGCTGTATGCCGAACTGCTGGCCGGTGGTTATACGCAGGTTTGCGAATTCCATTACCTGCACAACGGGTTGGACGGTGCGCCCTATGCCAATGCTGCCGAGATGTCACTCGCCTTGGTGCGCGCGGCCCAGCGCACCGGCATGGGCCTGACGCTGCTACCCACGCTGTACATGCGCTCGGGCTTCACGGCCAACGGGCTGCGCGAAGACCAGCGCCGCTTTGTGTCCACACCCGAGAGCATTGGGCGGGTTATCGAAGCCGTGCAGGCACAGACACAAGGCGATACGCGCATCAACGTGGGTGTGGCCATCCACTCGCTACGCGCAGTCAGCCCCCAGGCGCTGATGGAGCTGGCTGCCTATGCGAAGCAGGGTGGCCTGCCGGTGCACATCCACATTGCTGAACAAACGCAGGAAGTCGACGACTGCCTGGCCCAGACCGGTCAGCGCCCGATTGAATGGCTGCTGAACCATGTCGAGGTGGATGCCCGCTGGAACCTGGTTCACGCCACCCACACCACGCCCCATGAACTGGCCGGCGTGCAGGCACGCGGTGCATCCATCGTCATCTGCCCTGCCACCGAGGCCAACCTCGGGGACGGCGTGTTTGACCTGCCGGGTTATGCCGCGGTGCGCGGAACCTGGTCCATAGGCTCGGACAGCCACGTCACCCGCCGCTGGAGCGAAGAGTTGCGCCTGCTGGAGTATTCGCAGCGCCTGACCCAACGCAAACGCAATGTGGCCGCCCAGACCCTGGGGCCATTGAGCAGCGCTGCTGCCTTGCTGGATGCTGCCATGGCCGGCGGTCACAACGCCACCGGCTTGGCATTGGGTGGCATTGCATTGGGCCAGCGTGCAGACTTCTGCGTGCTGGATACGCTGGCGCCGTCGCTGCTGGGCGTGCCCGCCGACCATATGCTGGACGCCCTGGTGTTCTCCAGCCCGGATGCGCGGTTTGCCGCTGTGTACGTGGCGGGGCAACCGGTACAGATGCTCAGTGACCCCGGGTTTGTAACGGCCATGCACGCCTTGTGGGGCCGGTAGTCGACAAGGACTTGGCCAGTCGGTGGACAATACGCGTCTTATGACGACGCCAACGCCTTCTCAACCCCACAACCCCCTGCACGGCAAGACGCTGGAAGCCATCGTCACCGAGCTGGCCGAGTACTACGGCTGGGAAGGCCTGGGTGAACGCATACCCGTGCGCTGCTTCACGTTTGAGCCCAGCGTCAACTCCAGCCTGAAATTTCTGCGCAAGACGCCGTGGGCGCGTGAGAAGGTTGAAGGCTTATACCTCTTCATGCTGCGCGAAATCCGCCGCCAGGGTGGTGTCCAATAGCGTGATGGAACAACACCTGCCCTCTGACACCACCGACCAACGCCTGACCGATCTGGAAATCAAGGCCAGTTTTGCCGAAGACCTGCTGGACCAGCTCAACCAGGTCATCGTGCGCCAGCAGCAGGAGATTGATCTGCTGATGCGCGAAGTGCGCCAGTTGCGCCTGCAAATGCCCGAAGGCGCTGGCCCGGCGCAAAGCCGGGCCAGCGAAGAATTACCGCCGCACTACTGATGGCATCCGGGGATTACATGCGGGCCACGGTGCTGCCGGTGTTGCGCACCTTGTCACCCACCTGGAAGCCCGGGTCGTTCGTGAAATCAAAGCTGGCCTTGCTCTCGTTGGCATAGATCACGGTGACGGTCCACACCTTGTGG from Rhodoferax sp. AJA081-3 includes these protein-coding regions:
- the hutI gene encoding imidazolonepropionase, translated to MSVQVWMHCDAATMVPGAQQPYGLVENAALVVEGDTLAWVGPHAELPSEWMERCTVLNDAGGALITPGLIDCHTHLVYGGDRANEFEMRLNGASYEDIARAGGGIASTVQATRTATAAELQARSTRRIKGLMAEGVTTVEIKSGYGLALEHERKCLAVARALAQHHAVDVRTTFLGAHAVPHEFAGRTDDYVDTVLQMLPVLHAEGLVDAVDGFCERIAFSTAQMERVFASAQALGLPVKLHAEQLSDSGGTQLAARYGALSCDHLEWLSAEGAQAMAAAGTVAVLLPGAFYFLRETKLPPIGLLRQHGVLMAVSTDSNPGTSPCTSLLLMLNMACTLFRLTPEEALAGVTRNAAAALGLKDRGVLAAGKRADFVLWDVQRPAELSYALGGNPRIQTIFKGQEVS
- the hutG gene encoding N-formylglutamate deformylase, encoding MSAPPPVFTLQQGTVPLLVSMPHIGTHIPAELQPHYAPRALQVEDTDWHLHTLYNFLGELGASVLTPSTSRYVIDLNRPPDDTPMYPGAANTELCPTHFFTGEPLYQPGQAPAPAERLRRRETYWQPYHSALAGELARLKAQHGYALLWDAHSIRSQLPWLFDGRLPDLSIGTASGASADARIADAALQACASFPHISTVLNGRFKGGYITRHYGQPANSIHAIQLEMCQHLYMQEEAPYTYDANVAAHIQPVLKKMVASSLAACRGCYEK
- a CDS encoding formimidoylglutamate deiminase, with the translated sequence MKSEAQQFFAPQAWMQGAWAYDVLLGVGADGCWSEVQTHATVQQQAGATRLGGPVLPGVVNAHSHAFQRAITGLTERRSSGAGASDDFWSWRDRMYSAANRITPDQLEAIASQLYAELLAGGYTQVCEFHYLHNGLDGAPYANAAEMSLALVRAAQRTGMGLTLLPTLYMRSGFTANGLREDQRRFVSTPESIGRVIEAVQAQTQGDTRINVGVAIHSLRAVSPQALMELAAYAKQGGLPVHIHIAEQTQEVDDCLAQTGQRPIEWLLNHVEVDARWNLVHATHTTPHELAGVQARGASIVICPATEANLGDGVFDLPGYAAVRGTWSIGSDSHVTRRWSEELRLLEYSQRLTQRKRNVAAQTLGPLSSAAALLDAAMAGGHNATGLALGGIALGQRADFCVLDTLAPSLLGVPADHMLDALVFSSPDARFAAVYVAGQPVQMLSDPGFVTAMHALWGR
- a CDS encoding VF530 family DNA-binding protein — translated: MTTPTPSQPHNPLHGKTLEAIVTELAEYYGWEGLGERIPVRCFTFEPSVNSSLKFLRKTPWAREKVEGLYLFMLREIRRQGGVQ
- a CDS encoding SlyX family protein, coding for MEQHLPSDTTDQRLTDLEIKASFAEDLLDQLNQVIVRQQQEIDLLMREVRQLRLQMPEGAGPAQSRASEELPPHY